A stretch of Sinimarinibacterium sp. NLF-5-8 DNA encodes these proteins:
- the cutA gene encoding divalent-cation tolerance protein CutA has translation MNTVPAPPPATALALVSCPADHAETLATHLVSAGHAACVNIVPQMRSIYRWQGQICRDEESLLLIKHARDQFATLRDLVLALHPYELPEIVAIDLDRGHAPYLAWLAAASSPLPP, from the coding sequence ATGAACACTGTCCCTGCGCCGCCCCCGGCCACCGCTCTCGCACTGGTGAGCTGTCCCGCCGATCATGCCGAAACCCTTGCCACCCATCTGGTCAGCGCAGGTCACGCGGCGTGCGTGAACATCGTGCCGCAGATGCGCTCGATCTATCGCTGGCAAGGCCAGATATGCCGGGACGAAGAATCATTGCTGCTGATCAAGCACGCGCGCGATCAATTCGCTACCCTGCGTGACCTTGTGTTGGCCCTGCACCCCTATGAACTCCCCGAGATCGTCGCCATCGACCTGGATCGAGGTCATGCACCTTATCTGGCCTGGCTTGCAGCGGCCTCATCCCCACTCCCCCCATGA